One window of Acidobacteriota bacterium genomic DNA carries:
- a CDS encoding ABC transporter substrate-binding protein has translation MRSVRRRGLAVTGWSVVGLMLSVGVAAALPTRGGSLVATMRSEPRSFNPHASRDFASSLVTQLINARLVRINRATQQLEPWLAEQFACSVDGLTCTLNLRRGVQFSDGARFTSADVLFSVQALYDERTGSTLADAMLVGGKPLAVTAPDSNTVVIKFPTAFGPGLRLLDMLPILPKHKLEGALKSGSLGKAWGASVAPGELVGLGPFVLQEYRAGERLVFARNPRYWRKDAAGTPLPYLDRLTIEITPDQNTELLRVQSGQADLTQSEIRPDDYAVLKREATAGKVRLVDAGLSFDADAFWFNLKAEAKAKDPRRAWMQSVEFRKAVSLAVDRKAFANAVFLGAAEPTWGPVSPSNKTWYPPTSSNTIDRHPYDPAEARAGLARMGLRDTNRDGMLESGLGAAVRFTLVTQKGNTALEKGAAFIRDDLKKVGIAVDVVPLEVGALVDRMTKGDYDAIYFRFLTSDSDPAMNLDFWLSSGGAHVWNMEQPKASTPWEAQLDGLILKMAAERNLVVRQRLFYQAQKILSDNLPVIYFAVARLYVATSTRVVGAVAAPLRPSILWNADAIGVVR, from the coding sequence ATGAGAAGCGTCCGTCGTCGCGGGCTAGCGGTCACGGGCTGGAGCGTCGTCGGGTTGATGCTGAGCGTCGGCGTGGCGGCGGCGCTGCCGACCAGAGGCGGCAGCCTCGTGGCGACGATGCGGAGCGAGCCGCGCAGCTTCAATCCGCACGCGAGCCGCGACTTCGCCAGCAGCCTGGTCACGCAGTTGATCAACGCGAGACTCGTCCGGATCAATCGCGCGACTCAGCAGCTCGAGCCGTGGCTGGCAGAGCAGTTCGCGTGTTCGGTCGACGGCCTGACGTGCACGCTGAACCTGCGACGCGGCGTGCAATTCTCGGATGGGGCCAGATTCACGTCGGCCGACGTGCTGTTCTCGGTCCAGGCGTTGTACGACGAGCGGACCGGAAGCACGCTCGCCGACGCGATGCTCGTCGGCGGGAAGCCGCTCGCGGTCACCGCCCCAGACAGCAACACCGTCGTCATCAAGTTCCCGACCGCATTTGGACCCGGGCTGCGGCTGCTCGACATGCTGCCCATCCTTCCGAAGCACAAGCTCGAAGGCGCACTCAAGTCGGGATCACTCGGCAAGGCGTGGGGAGCAAGCGTCGCGCCTGGCGAACTGGTTGGGCTGGGCCCGTTTGTGCTGCAGGAGTACAGAGCGGGGGAGCGGCTCGTGTTTGCGCGCAACCCGCGCTACTGGCGGAAGGACGCGGCCGGCACGCCCCTGCCATATCTGGATCGGCTGACGATCGAGATCACGCCAGATCAGAACACCGAGCTGCTGCGCGTGCAGTCCGGGCAGGCGGACCTGACGCAAAGCGAGATCCGGCCCGACGACTACGCCGTGCTCAAGCGGGAGGCGACGGCAGGGAAGGTGCGCCTGGTTGACGCCGGCCTGTCGTTTGACGCCGACGCGTTCTGGTTCAACCTCAAGGCCGAGGCGAAGGCCAAGGATCCGCGCCGCGCGTGGATGCAGAGTGTCGAGTTCCGGAAAGCCGTGTCGCTGGCGGTCGATCGCAAGGCATTCGCAAACGCCGTATTCCTCGGGGCCGCCGAGCCGACGTGGGGCCCGGTGTCGCCGTCGAACAAGACGTGGTACCCGCCGACGTCATCCAACACGATCGATCGCCATCCGTACGATCCGGCAGAGGCGAGGGCCGGGCTGGCACGTATGGGTCTGCGCGATACCAATCGGGACGGGATGCTCGAAAGCGGCTTGGGCGCGGCGGTGCGGTTCACACTCGTGACGCAGAAGGGGAACACCGCGCTTGAGAAGGGGGCCGCCTTTATCCGCGACGACCTGAAGAAGGTCGGCATCGCCGTTGACGTGGTGCCGCTGGAGGTAGGCGCCCTGGTCGATCGGATGACGAAGGGCGACTATGATGCGATCTACTTCCGTTTTCTTACCAGCGACTCCGATCCGGCGATGAACCTCGATTTCTGGCTCAGCTCAGGCGGCGCGCACGTCTGGAACATGGAGCAGCCAAAGGCATCGACACCATGGGAGGCCCAGCTCGATGGGCTGATTCTCAAGATGGCGGCGGAACGGAACCTGGTCGTGCGGCAGCGGCTG
- a CDS encoding aminotransferase class V-fold PLP-dependent enzyme yields MSTKNHAYRSTLSRRSFTRLAGLAGTLGWLELPAWAATRAQMPPLVPAPAAADEGYWQRVRQQFLMPPGLAIVNAANLCPTSLPVAEAVYRATRDVDADPSMPNRRKLSEAKEQARRTVAAALRATPEEIVLTRNTSEGNNFVSSGLDLKSGDEVIVSAENHPSLLNAWDEKAKRFGFTVRRVAHPSPHPGHAAIVDAFRSALTPATRVVALTHVTASAGDVFPVRDICRLARERGALSIVDGAQSFGILDIDLADMQPDFFTGSAHKWPCGPREVGVLFVNKQIESKLWASVVSLYSGAVGVSRRLEGLGQRNEPAIVGMAEAMTLQGTIGRAAIEARSRHLAQLLLTELRRTDGVKVWTSADPSHSAAIVTFQPGRLDPAKLAAALYQQERIACSARSGADRPGLRLSPHFYNSVAEMERTIAAIRKYIAAGV; encoded by the coding sequence GTGAGCACGAAGAACCACGCATACCGATCGACCCTGAGTCGGCGCTCGTTCACAAGACTGGCCGGTCTGGCGGGCACGCTCGGATGGCTCGAGCTTCCGGCGTGGGCCGCGACACGGGCTCAGATGCCGCCGCTCGTGCCCGCTCCGGCTGCGGCCGACGAGGGTTATTGGCAGCGTGTCCGTCAGCAGTTCCTCATGCCGCCCGGTCTCGCAATTGTGAACGCGGCGAACCTCTGTCCGACGTCGCTTCCCGTCGCCGAAGCGGTCTACCGTGCCACGCGCGACGTCGACGCGGATCCGTCGATGCCGAACCGGCGCAAATTGAGCGAGGCGAAGGAGCAGGCGCGGCGAACGGTCGCGGCCGCCCTGCGCGCGACGCCCGAGGAAATCGTCCTCACCCGCAATACCAGCGAGGGCAACAACTTCGTCTCGAGCGGGCTCGACCTGAAGTCGGGCGACGAAGTGATCGTGTCGGCTGAGAATCACCCCAGTCTGCTGAACGCCTGGGACGAGAAGGCGAAACGGTTTGGCTTCACCGTGCGCCGCGTCGCGCACCCGAGCCCGCATCCCGGTCACGCGGCGATTGTGGACGCCTTCCGCTCGGCACTCACGCCCGCCACGCGCGTCGTCGCGCTGACGCACGTGACCGCGTCGGCCGGTGACGTGTTCCCTGTCCGCGATATCTGTCGGCTGGCACGCGAGCGCGGGGCGCTGTCGATTGTCGACGGCGCCCAGTCGTTCGGTATCCTCGACATCGATCTGGCCGACATGCAGCCCGACTTCTTCACGGGCAGCGCGCACAAGTGGCCGTGCGGCCCGCGCGAGGTCGGCGTGCTGTTCGTCAACAAGCAGATCGAATCGAAGTTGTGGGCCAGCGTCGTGAGCCTGTACTCGGGAGCCGTTGGCGTATCGCGGCGCCTCGAAGGACTGGGCCAGCGGAACGAACCCGCGATTGTGGGAATGGCAGAAGCAATGACCCTGCAGGGGACTATTGGCCGGGCCGCGATTGAGGCACGATCGCGCCATCTGGCCCAGCTCCTGTTGACCGAGCTGCGCCGCACCGACGGCGTGAAGGTGTGGACGTCAGCCGATCCGTCGCACTCTGCCGCCATCGTCACGTTCCAGCCTGGCCGCCTCGATCCCGCGAAGCTGGCGGCGGCTCTTTACCAACAGGAACGCATCGCCTGTTCCGCGCGCTCGGGGGCGGATAGGCCCGGCCTGCGCCTGTCGCCTCACTTCTACAACTCCGTGGCCGAAATGGAACGGACGATCGCGGCGATCCGCAAGTACATCGCAGCGGGTGTGTAG
- a CDS encoding DinB family protein, whose product MNRSQLLKRLDQTWNAFTASYADLSDAEITEPTVTGTWSIKDIIVHVATWEAESLEHLPIILAGGRPPRYSVMYGGIDAFNARTTELTRNVSIAEALGMRDVAHRRLINFILTVPEDQFIRETGFRRRLRLDTYGHYPRHTAAIQRWRQRRAER is encoded by the coding sequence ATGAACAGGTCGCAACTTCTGAAACGTCTAGATCAGACGTGGAACGCATTCACCGCGTCGTACGCTGATTTGTCCGACGCCGAAATCACGGAGCCCACTGTGACGGGCACATGGTCGATCAAGGACATCATCGTGCACGTGGCCACGTGGGAAGCGGAGTCGCTCGAGCATCTGCCAATCATTCTGGCGGGCGGGCGGCCGCCGCGCTATTCCGTGATGTACGGCGGCATCGATGCCTTCAACGCCAGGACGACGGAGTTGACGCGGAACGTGTCGATCGCCGAGGCGCTCGGGATGCGGGATGTTGCGCACCGGCGGCTCATCAATTTCATCCTGACGGTGCCTGAGGATCAATTCATCAGGGAGACGGGCTTCCGTCGTCGCCTTCGGCTCGATACCTACGGCCATTACCCGAGGCACACCGCGGCCATTCAGAGATGGCGACAGCGACGGGCGGAGAGGTAG
- a CDS encoding M24 family metallopeptidase, which produces MTIVAQRYSTRGARIWHVGMVLANEPYMTWPGEDLGVRVEDTVVITETGCENLTVGIPRTVKEIEATMAVRKQP; this is translated from the coding sequence ATGACAATTGTCGCGCAGCGGTATTCTACACGCGGCGCGCGCATCTGGCACGTCGGCATGGTTCTCGCCAACGAACCGTACATGACGTGGCCCGGCGAGGATCTGGGCGTTCGCGTCGAGGACACCGTCGTGATCACCGAGACCGGATGCGAAAATCTGACTGTCGGGATTCCGCGCACGGTCAAGGAAATCGAAGCGACAATGGCTGTCAGGAAGCAGCCGTAG
- a CDS encoding M14 family metallopeptidase, with product MSRTARRVIVWACCLVPLALMGETRAQVQAPKPEQAKFWTVPGYRHGPSAFRRNFLVETTPLQEGVMDFKHYHKYTETVEFLKRWERQYPDLVNLYVVAQSFGGLDIYQVTVTNKKTGKDTDKPAMYVEGNRHAGEVTAAESALWMLNYMLTNYGKDKEVTRLLDNFTYYFRPVNNPDGSLLYLETAQTLRSTIRPHDDDGDGLLDEDPPEDLDGDGFVRQMRVKVAMGKGDAILDSRDPSGRLMRRVGAGKGDYLLLTEGYDNDKDGRVNEDGIGGLDLHRNYPENWRPETEETQRGFTQGGSGEYPLSEVETRAVVTFLLAHPNVSVVNTMDTTVPMLLRPPSTSPSEERMYPEDLTLYKAFDTKGKEITGYARAGDVYNDYGGGSPLFGHSPDFGYWQYGAIWYGDELWNGGNVGDYNKDGIVNDELDRLQYNDKELKISRFQPWTKIVHPDYGEAEVGGWNPKFWSQNPPPELLEIWAEKEARFNLMLAASLPKVVMGEPKVTGNGDEYTIEVSVENQGVIPTALKQAQLVKIVRPDTVGMVFPAGMTSVSATGGRGGRGGRGGGGGRGAAGAQPEPPAASQDKVIIVEPQGRTAVTIDRLTSNEKKPVTFKIRLNGISGTECTLRYLSTRGGVVEKKIYIGKR from the coding sequence ATGAGCAGGACAGCACGGCGAGTGATCGTATGGGCCTGTTGTTTGGTACCGCTTGCGTTGATGGGTGAGACCCGGGCGCAGGTGCAGGCTCCCAAGCCAGAACAGGCGAAGTTCTGGACCGTGCCCGGGTATCGGCATGGCCCGAGCGCGTTCCGGCGCAACTTCCTGGTGGAGACCACGCCGCTCCAGGAAGGCGTCATGGACTTCAAGCACTACCACAAGTACACCGAGACCGTGGAGTTCCTGAAGCGGTGGGAGAGGCAGTACCCGGACCTGGTCAATCTCTACGTCGTGGCGCAGAGCTTCGGCGGCCTGGATATCTATCAGGTGACCGTCACCAACAAGAAGACCGGCAAGGACACCGACAAGCCCGCCATGTACGTCGAGGGCAACCGCCATGCCGGAGAAGTGACGGCTGCAGAATCGGCGCTCTGGATGCTGAATTACATGCTGACCAACTACGGGAAGGACAAGGAGGTCACTCGGCTCCTCGACAACTTCACCTACTACTTCCGCCCCGTGAACAACCCCGACGGCAGCCTGCTCTACCTGGAGACGGCCCAGACGCTGCGCAGCACGATTCGCCCGCATGACGATGACGGGGATGGGTTGCTGGATGAGGACCCCCCCGAAGATCTCGACGGCGACGGGTTCGTACGCCAGATGCGCGTGAAGGTGGCGATGGGCAAAGGGGACGCAATCCTCGATTCGCGCGATCCCTCTGGCCGCCTGATGAGGAGAGTGGGCGCGGGCAAGGGCGACTATCTGCTGCTGACCGAGGGGTACGACAACGACAAGGACGGCCGGGTCAACGAGGACGGCATTGGCGGGCTCGATTTGCACCGCAACTACCCCGAGAACTGGCGGCCGGAAACCGAAGAAACCCAGCGCGGCTTCACGCAGGGAGGCTCCGGTGAATATCCCCTGTCGGAAGTGGAGACGCGTGCAGTGGTCACCTTCCTGCTCGCCCATCCGAATGTGTCCGTCGTCAACACGATGGACACCACCGTCCCGATGCTCCTGCGTCCGCCGTCCACCTCCCCCAGTGAGGAACGGATGTATCCGGAAGACCTGACGCTGTACAAGGCCTTCGATACCAAGGGCAAGGAGATCACCGGCTACGCCAGGGCCGGCGACGTCTACAACGACTACGGCGGCGGCAGCCCGCTCTTCGGCCATAGCCCCGATTTCGGGTACTGGCAGTACGGCGCCATCTGGTATGGAGATGAGCTCTGGAACGGCGGCAATGTCGGCGATTACAACAAGGACGGCATCGTCAACGACGAACTGGACCGCCTGCAGTACAACGACAAGGAACTGAAGATCAGCCGCTTCCAGCCGTGGACCAAGATCGTCCACCCCGACTACGGCGAGGCTGAAGTGGGCGGCTGGAATCCCAAGTTCTGGAGCCAGAATCCGCCGCCGGAACTGCTCGAGATCTGGGCCGAGAAGGAAGCCCGGTTCAATCTGATGCTGGCCGCCAGCCTGCCGAAGGTGGTGATGGGCGAGCCGAAGGTCACCGGCAACGGTGACGAGTACACGATTGAGGTCTCGGTCGAGAACCAGGGCGTGATTCCGACGGCACTGAAGCAGGCCCAACTGGTCAAGATCGTGCGCCCCGATACCGTGGGGATGGTGTTCCCGGCCGGCATGACGTCGGTATCCGCCACGGGTGGCCGCGGTGGTCGAGGCGGGCGAGGCGGCGGCGGTGGCCGCGGCGCCGCTGGAGCGCAACCGGAACCGCCAGCCGCGAGTCAGGACAAGGTGATCATCGTCGAGCCGCAGGGCCGGACAGCCGTGACGATCGATCGACTGACCAGCAATGAAAAAAAACCGGTCACGTTCAAGATTCGTCTGAATGGGATCAGCGGCACGGAGTGCACGCTGCGGTATCTGTCGACGCGCGGCGGCGTCGTCGAGAAGAAGATCTATATCGGCAAGCGATAG
- a CDS encoding NfeD family protein — protein MVMFWWHWAVLGLALAVLEILTPGGFYLVFFGVAGLAVSVLTLLGIGGPLWVQVLFFSLFSIVSVALFRNPLLRRMQRQAVEHVPVETLVGELAIPVTAIEPGAVAKAELRGTTWTARNRGTRVIPAGCRCKVVQIDGLVVTIEPE, from the coding sequence ATGGTCATGTTCTGGTGGCACTGGGCGGTGCTGGGATTGGCGTTGGCCGTCCTCGAGATCCTGACACCGGGCGGGTTCTACCTGGTGTTTTTCGGCGTGGCGGGCCTGGCGGTATCGGTCCTGACCCTGTTGGGTATCGGGGGACCGCTCTGGGTGCAGGTGCTGTTCTTCTCGCTGTTCTCCATCGTCAGTGTGGCGCTGTTCCGCAACCCGCTGTTGCGGAGGATGCAGCGCCAGGCGGTCGAACACGTGCCGGTGGAGACGCTGGTCGGCGAACTCGCGATCCCGGTGACCGCCATCGAACCGGGCGCGGTCGCCAAGGCCGAGTTGCGTGGCACTACGTGGACTGCGCGCAACCGCGGTACGCGGGTCATTCCGGCGGGCTGCCGGTGCAAGGTGGTCCAGATCGATGGTCTGGTCGTGACGATTGAACCTGAGTGA
- a CDS encoding paraslipin, which produces MGGTLIVFVALAILVIIILIKTAVVVPQQTAVVVERLGKYAGTLNAGFHVLVPFVDVIRYRHTLKEQTIEIPAQICITRDNVQVHVDGVLYLQVLDPERASYGISSYLFAIMQLAQTTLRSEIGKIVLDKTFEERTNINTAVVSELDKATESWGIKVLRYEIKNITPPVDVLAAMEKQMRAEREKRAVVLTSEGQRDAVINNAEGEKQQVIKASEARKQQQINEAAGQAEAILAVATATAEGIRQVAIAIETPGGGNAVKLRVAEQYVAQLGQLAKGSTNLILPANVADVGAMVALAMNVLNQQKA; this is translated from the coding sequence ATGGGCGGCACACTGATCGTTTTTGTCGCGCTCGCAATCCTCGTCATCATCATCCTGATCAAGACGGCCGTGGTCGTGCCGCAGCAGACGGCTGTGGTCGTTGAGCGTCTCGGCAAGTACGCGGGCACGCTGAATGCGGGCTTCCACGTGCTGGTGCCGTTTGTGGATGTGATTCGCTACCGGCACACGCTCAAAGAGCAGACGATCGAAATCCCCGCGCAGATCTGCATCACACGCGACAACGTGCAGGTGCATGTCGACGGCGTGCTCTACCTGCAGGTGCTGGACCCCGAGCGCGCGTCCTACGGGATCAGCAGCTACCTGTTTGCCATCATGCAGCTGGCCCAGACCACGCTGCGCAGTGAGATCGGCAAGATCGTCCTCGACAAGACGTTCGAGGAGCGCACCAACATCAACACCGCCGTCGTAAGCGAGCTCGACAAGGCCACCGAGTCGTGGGGCATCAAGGTTCTGCGGTATGAGATCAAGAACATCACCCCTCCGGTCGACGTGCTCGCTGCGATGGAGAAGCAGATGCGCGCCGAGCGGGAAAAGCGCGCCGTCGTCCTGACGTCGGAAGGTCAACGCGACGCCGTGATCAACAATGCCGAAGGCGAGAAACAGCAGGTGATCAAGGCGTCCGAGGCTCGAAAGCAACAGCAGATCAACGAAGCCGCGGGCCAGGCGGAGGCGATCCTGGCCGTGGCGACCGCGACGGCCGAGGGCATCCGGCAGGTGGCCATTGCCATTGAGACGCCTGGCGGCGGCAATGCGGTCAAGTTGCGCGTGGCCGAACAGTACGTCGCCCAGTTGGGACAATTGGCCAAGGGCAGCACCAATCTCATCCTGCCAGCCAACGTCGCAGACGTGGGAGCCATGGTCGCGCTGGCGATGAACGTACTCAACCAGCAGAAGGCCTAG
- a CDS encoding amidohydrolase family protein, whose amino-acid sequence MWKRCIISTALLILPVVSAAQVTAIKAGKLVDPDTGTAAVNQIILIEGEKIKEVGPNVKIPPGAEVIDLSKMTVLPGLVDAHTHMAITYKEVPENNYYYLTYVMDSTPLRAIQAASNGMQMLASGFTVVRDVGNNALYADVALRTAIEQGWLPGPTVIPSGPMIGSTGGQFWPTPEMYKDHNIMYPEYIDADSPDEIVKAVRQNMLFGAKTIKLCIDCKPWGYSVDDIKLAMREAAKGGCLVEGHVQTPEGAQRSIDAGIHIIAHGRALTPEHHRQMAQKGIFLAGTDTPFTAYRGTEAAFKDAVANLRDAWEKKVPVTFSTDMDYWNERMKKANGDWMSRGEITINFLLTWKAAGIPAADTLKALTITGYQASGIINERGPIKPGMFADMIAVPGNPLEDIDAVRNVQFVMKNGLVYKRDGVMTPEKFFHPGPVKGWRAK is encoded by the coding sequence ATGTGGAAACGCTGCATCATTTCGACTGCACTGCTCATCCTGCCCGTCGTCTCGGCGGCGCAGGTCACCGCCATCAAGGCCGGCAAGCTCGTGGACCCTGACACCGGCACCGCGGCCGTCAACCAGATCATCCTGATCGAGGGCGAGAAGATCAAAGAGGTCGGCCCGAACGTCAAGATCCCGCCCGGCGCGGAGGTGATCGACCTGTCGAAGATGACGGTCCTGCCCGGCCTCGTCGACGCCCACACCCACATGGCCATCACGTACAAGGAGGTTCCCGAGAACAACTACTACTACCTCACGTACGTGATGGACTCGACGCCGCTGCGCGCCATCCAGGCCGCGTCAAACGGCATGCAGATGCTCGCGTCTGGCTTCACCGTGGTGCGCGACGTGGGCAATAACGCGCTCTACGCCGACGTGGCCCTGCGCACGGCGATCGAGCAGGGATGGCTGCCCGGGCCAACGGTGATTCCGTCCGGCCCCATGATTGGCAGCACGGGCGGCCAGTTCTGGCCGACGCCCGAGATGTACAAGGATCACAACATCATGTACCCCGAGTACATCGATGCCGACAGCCCGGACGAAATCGTCAAGGCAGTGCGCCAGAACATGCTGTTCGGCGCGAAGACGATCAAGCTGTGCATTGACTGCAAGCCGTGGGGCTACTCGGTTGACGACATCAAACTGGCGATGCGAGAGGCCGCCAAGGGCGGGTGCCTCGTCGAAGGCCACGTGCAGACGCCCGAAGGCGCTCAGCGCTCCATCGACGCGGGCATCCACATCATCGCGCACGGGAGGGCGCTGACGCCCGAGCATCATCGCCAGATGGCTCAGAAGGGCATCTTCCTGGCGGGCACCGATACCCCATTCACCGCGTACCGCGGCACCGAGGCTGCCTTCAAGGACGCCGTCGCCAACCTGCGCGACGCGTGGGAGAAGAAGGTGCCGGTGACATTCTCGACCGACATGGACTACTGGAACGAGCGGATGAAGAAGGCCAACGGCGACTGGATGTCGCGCGGCGAGATCACCATCAACTTCCTGCTCACCTGGAAGGCCGCCGGCATTCCCGCCGCCGACACGCTCAAAGCGCTCACCATCACCGGATATCAGGCCTCCGGCATCATCAACGAGCGCGGGCCGATCAAACCCGGCATGTTCGCGGACATGATTGCGGTGCCAGGCAACCCGCTCGAGGACATCGACGCGGTGCGCAACGTCCAGTTCGTCATGAAGAACGGCCTCGTCTACAAACGCGACGGCGTAATGACACCGGAGAAGTTCTTCCATCCCGGGCCGGTGAAGGGCTGGAGAGCGAAGTAG
- a CDS encoding amidohydrolase family protein, whose protein sequence is MRHGDSRVQCLWVAAIVLVVTVLQLGAARQPARVEIMPSAGSASAKTPPSPPATARLQPRALAATSAPHHAQSVKRLLIQNAMVVYGNGKPAYGPTDILVQDGLIAKIGRWSPGDPPPDSVIDATGKYVLPGLINAHMHLQDERGGVPQPLQYEMNLYLASGVTTVRDVSSDWAKAKQWRAQSSAHTLVAPRILVYSTLWMSKGMKPAQIPEGVRFAKAEGVDGLKLFGMDRDQAEAVLDEAHKQGLRTAVHIAVEETNARDYAELDVTSIEHFYGVADAALDGIQHFPPDHNASNEIHRFGRAGELYLQPNLNREKLSDVLDLMVNHNVTWCPTMDAYVASRDLIRAQNVPWLKDYLHPTMEEYWKPGLEKHGSYFFGWTHTQEVRWQKDFLVWMGLLREFSNKGGVITVGDDAGFIYNLYGFGYIRELELMEEAGFEPLEIIKHATVNGAKLLGLEDRLGRIREGYIADLIVVNGNPLDNLRVLNPYGVDILTLNGQPVSNYAPLVPGDRNIKLVHGGGIEWTIKDGIPYHVPTLMKETKDMVAQARAGLARNGK, encoded by the coding sequence ATGCGACATGGTGATTCTCGTGTTCAGTGTCTGTGGGTTGCGGCCATCGTCCTGGTAGTGACGGTGCTGCAACTGGGCGCGGCGCGGCAGCCCGCGCGTGTCGAGATAATGCCGTCTGCCGGCTCCGCTTCGGCGAAGACGCCGCCTTCACCACCAGCAACCGCGAGGCTGCAGCCGCGCGCGCTGGCCGCAACAAGTGCACCGCACCACGCGCAGTCCGTCAAGCGGCTGCTCATCCAGAATGCGATGGTCGTCTACGGAAACGGCAAGCCCGCGTACGGCCCGACCGACATCCTCGTTCAGGACGGCCTGATCGCGAAGATCGGCCGTTGGTCGCCAGGCGATCCGCCCCCCGACTCGGTGATTGACGCGACAGGCAAGTACGTGTTGCCGGGCCTCATCAATGCACACATGCACCTGCAGGACGAACGCGGCGGCGTGCCACAGCCGCTTCAGTACGAGATGAACCTCTACCTCGCGTCGGGAGTGACGACGGTGCGCGACGTCAGTTCCGACTGGGCGAAGGCAAAGCAGTGGCGCGCGCAAAGCAGCGCGCATACGCTCGTGGCGCCGAGGATCCTCGTCTACAGCACCCTGTGGATGTCAAAGGGCATGAAGCCTGCCCAGATTCCCGAGGGCGTGCGCTTTGCGAAAGCCGAAGGCGTGGACGGCCTCAAGCTGTTCGGGATGGATCGCGATCAGGCCGAAGCCGTGCTCGACGAGGCCCACAAGCAGGGCCTGCGCACCGCCGTGCACATCGCGGTGGAGGAGACCAACGCGAGAGACTACGCCGAACTCGATGTCACTTCCATCGAGCATTTCTACGGCGTGGCCGATGCGGCGCTCGATGGCATCCAGCATTTCCCGCCCGACCACAACGCCAGCAACGAGATTCACCGGTTCGGGCGCGCCGGCGAGCTCTACCTTCAGCCCAATCTCAACCGCGAGAAGCTCTCGGACGTGCTCGACCTGATGGTCAACCACAACGTGACCTGGTGCCCGACGATGGACGCCTATGTCGCGAGCCGTGATCTGATCCGGGCGCAGAACGTGCCATGGCTCAAGGACTACCTGCATCCGACGATGGAGGAGTACTGGAAGCCGGGCCTGGAGAAGCACGGATCGTACTTCTTCGGCTGGACGCACACGCAGGAGGTGCGCTGGCAGAAGGACTTCCTGGTGTGGATGGGCCTGTTGCGCGAATTCTCGAACAAGGGCGGCGTGATCACCGTCGGCGATGATGCCGGGTTCATCTACAACCTGTACGGTTTCGGTTACATTCGCGAACTTGAGTTGATGGAAGAGGCCGGGTTCGAGCCCCTCGAAATCATCAAGCACGCCACAGTGAACGGCGCGAAACTGCTCGGCCTGGAGGATCGGCTGGGCCGGATTCGCGAAGGCTACATTGCAGACCTGATCGTGGTGAACGGCAATCCCCTCGACAATCTGCGCGTGCTCAACCCGTACGGCGTGGACATCCTCACCCTCAACGGCCAGCCTGTGTCCAACTACGCGCCGCTTGTGCCGGGCGACAGGAACATCAAGCTCGTCCACGGCGGCGGCATCGAGTGGACCATCAAGGACGGCATTCCGTATCACGTCCCAACGCTGATGAAGGAGACGAAGGACATGGTGGCGCAGGCGCGCGCCGGGCTGGCGCGGAACGGGAAGTAG